GTTTACGAAgaatttgtttcaaaacatgTTGTCTCATACAAgtaaacaagcggattgaataaaataattcagtATTCCTGCGTCTACAATGCAGTCGTTTTCTTGGATACGACCCTctgtatttttttaagaatactttgctgccgttctacacatagttgtgccatgttccaaaatcagcaactgataaaaacgcaatcaaagttttctaccatatttgtctaccagaagctttaagcatttcagtttagcaatataCTGGGTTatttttataagcagtaaactactgttcaatgaaatgtgaaaagaccccctcacttgaatcaatcaatcttgtagcgaattcgtttttgatcAGTTTCAACCTAAGTTCGAACCAGTTCCAatctaactgctgtcaaaacgtttttttattcactcagtttcacaCAACGTTCGCACAAGGTTCAACACGAAAGCAGTTGGGTTAGCACTGATATGTTTTACAGGCTCGCACTCGGGTttaccaatacaactatactaaaCTGTCAAGTTATGagtattgttttgaaaaatctttaaatgaaatccatgaaaataaaaatcttgctgcttttattttcatattattGGAATTGGAATTCAATTCGGATTCTAATTTTGTAGGATATATCCGGTTaacggcattaagcttcgtgtacTTTCAATGGGAGGGGAAAATGGTTACGGATTTTTAAGTCAtgctttaaaaatttaaaaaaaaatattaaaattattaatgaaaattatgaatgaaaatttattttttcgcatcaaatatgtattcaaaTTGTTAAGTAAATGTCAGGACCAAATGtgttaagtaatcaaataacatgaagtagaaattttcattcaaatttaaactatttaaaacagccttcgggcctgctaattTGGTAGAGAGTAATTTCCCTCCCAAACACGattgttgccaccagacgtcgacactgtatatTTTCCATCGCGAATATAAACAACTCAGACTAtgtaacgcacaccaacaaatcgCCTCATTCGTGAacccgaaaatattttttattacagagtcaatTTGTAACCAACCCAGgttcaaaaacgaattcgtttttggtTACGGGTCTAAAAAATCATTAGGGGAAGATTGCCCTGATCCGACCGGTGGTCCTGAACCGACCACCTCTTGGATCTCggggttttccacagcaattgggaattttttgactcaagcgtaacttttgaaaagggcgtatcgatttgagtctttgataatttatatctcaaaaactacgagtcgtaccgaaatagtgtcttagaaagagttatagagtattgatggttgaatatgaaaaaaatgtacactgagaaaaaaattagtactacttttttatttacaaaataaaaattaaatttgcaatatctgaATCGACCCTTTGTGTTTGCTATGTGTGTGGGCGTTTGTGTTTGCGTGTTGATCGTTGAACGGTGAGCGTTGAGTGTTAAGTGTTGTCGTAGCAtttgtttccgtttccgtttccgtttcgtTTCTGGTTCCAGTTTTCGGTTCATGTTTCCAGTTCCGGTTTCCGTTCCGTTACCTTTTCCGGTTTCCGGTTCCGGTTCCGGTTCTGATTCCGATTCCGGTTCCAGTTCCGGTTCCATTTCCGGTTCCGGTTCCAACTTCATTTCCGGTCTATTAGTGCCGTTTTCAACTAACCAGAAGTCACCATGGTCGTTGGCAAAATGGGTCGACTTTCCTTTCacccaatacccatatcgtaggcGGTATTCAGCATTTTTGGTCATTATCATTATTAGCAAACTGGAAGTCAAAACAATGTTAGTTTCCTTTTCCGCTCGTCTGTTACTTTCGTCCATTATCTAAATAATTAGGGGCGTATGTTATTTCCGGGCAATTGGGAGTTCAATCACTGAAAAAACCGAAAGCTGGTTCAGGGCCATAGggaggtcggtttaggaccaccatTTTGAAGGTGTCGAAAAATGAGACATTCATTTTGGCCTctgttttccccttttttaaCACTCATGAATCACACCGATCAgtataaaacatagtttaaATGCCGAAGTTgccaaaaaacgaaaattttatgtgatgaatggcCGTTGCAATTTAGGAGGTCGGATCaggaccaccttcccctatatacccgtttttctgtatgtttttttcacaaaaatgaaCTTGGAGACAGAGTGAATTAAAATTTcgtttagaattcctcccaaactgtaCGCTATTTTGCACACTATTTACTAATGCTAACGCGatgacctttatagcatacctaatAACTGTCTATGTTCGTTGGTTTGGGTTCACGGTGgggtttcactttatatggacgtgaaAATACGATTTTGTACGCGGGTAAACATACACGCGGGTGTCGGGGGAAGTAGAAGTGTCGATTGAAGTCAATTGAATGAATAGGCATATTCGTATTCATTTgttacgtcaattagaataagtatcgactagaatagttcatcagtcatcctcgctctcaacgctcgtaAATTCATGTTCTAGTCAAGTTCTAGGCATGTTCTTCCTGTTGACGGTGAATGCCGAATGAGTCGGAGCGAAGCTacagagaggagagtcgatcttCATTTTTCATATTTGAAGATTTCGGACCCTGCTACCAACTCTCAGGCAATGCTCTCAATACCACCAGAAGTCGCTAAGTCATATGTcatatttggctccatttgcttcattagttctcgaattatgccgaaatttgtgtttcattcgtgtatcagtccccctcagagagggtgGAGGAGTGTCGCCCTCaattcttgccccctaaaacctccacatgccaaattttcatttcatttgcttgattagttctcgagttatgcagaaatgtgtgtctCACTTTCTTTTAAGAGGGATCAAGAGGGATCTCGAACCAACATAAGAActttccccggtcccaaaaaaaccctatatacaaattttcacgtaGATTGGTTCAGTAATTCCCATGTCTATAAGtcaaagacagacagaaatccatttttatatacagccattccatgacaaaccgatatagtggttctcagatttccgtgggaagtggaaattttgttctttgtcgcaaaccattatttttttgttagggtgaccatttccattttagggtggtccgaaaaataatttttttccacttttttcaaaaaatggttttgttttgtcattattgattgtattcgttctttatagttttcatggtctcgataccaagggcgctatattttttatgaagagctgaggatttttcacctcACACATCTCGAAATCAGGGAGgtgttttttttggtttttgagttatgatttttcaaagttacccgatggtccaaaaaatcatttttcccttttttttcccaaaaatgacttttgtcaaaaattaattacttttgaactactggaccgattcaggtgatcggcatgtcaaattaaagtctactagctagccttttttgaaaaaataacacacttgccaattaattgaattatagtcacatacatccagtctagtcacatagaaatattgaacgaaaactgaaaacatgttaactttgaaaaatcataacttaaaaacgaaaaatcccacctctctggtattcggatatattatgtgaaaaatatagcgcccttggtcccgaaacgatgtaagctataaaaaacaaatagaatcaataattacgaaaacaaaatccatttttatccagagtgtagtattttttcaaacaaggctagctcattggctttaatttgatatgtcgattatctgaatcggtccattagatcaaaagttatgattttttgttgtggaaaaaatgagaaaaaaattaatctttggaccatcggttatctttgaaaactttaaaaaaagaagaaaaaaacgccTGTCTGGCttcgatatatgttatgtaaataattcacagctttccaaaaaaaaaataatatagcgcctttgggcccgagaccatgaaaactataaaaaacaaatacaatcattaataacgaaaccaaaattaaaattttctgcaactctggtattttttcaaaaaagatcagttaattggctttaatttaatatgtcgatcatttaaatcgactcagtagttcaaaagtcatgaatttttgaaaaaaagtaatttttttaaaaaagtcgaaaaatttgatttttcggaccaccaaaAGAATCCTCATGAaatgtacatattttttgaaatatgaaacataTGCTCTCGACTCATTCGTCTAATGAAATCGATTTGTTCATTTGTTTCGAAAAGTATAAAAATGAATGATAAGCGGTGAAGTACGGATGCATCGCCATGCATCGTGTAATCATTATACACCTGGGGGATATATCGAAACGTTGTATGTCATTAAGGTGGTATCGTTGAGTTTCTTATCAGGAAAAGTGTTAGATGATTTTTTCTGCAGTAACACATTCGAACAAAATCGTAGCAACAATATATACAAATTTTGATCGACAATCATCAGCAagattcaacaaaaaaaacttcaacacCAATATGCTGATTATCATTTCTGTGGACTAGTGAGCATGAGACCTTAACATtacaataatgaaaaaaatctcaccTGTAGCTGCTGCCGCTTCTGTTCCTTCTTCGTTCACTTCGATGAACGCTTTATGTATGACTTTGGATACCTTGAGTGGAACCTTTTGCACCAGCAATTCACTGAAGTCGGCGGAATCGGAAAATATTCCCGCCATACCAAGCTGTTTATGAAAGATTTGATTAAATACTGTTTCAATATGAATATGCTTGATAAGTTCCTACTTTCTTGAGTAACTGCTTAAGATCAATATCGAATTCGATTTTGAATTTTGGCAGAGAAAGCTCTACCGCTCGAAAATGCATCTTTGTCAGCAAATCCGAAATATCAAGATTAGGAAGATTTTCTTCAAGCTTGCCTAATCCAATCCTTTCATGGGGCAATAATATAATCATGCTTATATCGTTATCAACGTAGGATAGTTCCAGCGCGGCAAATCCCAGTTCATCAAAAATACCATATTTAAAAAGTTTCTTGATATTCATCATTGGAACATCTGTAGACTCATTCGGACTGATCCAGAAAGGCATTGGTCTAGTATTTTCTGGATTAAACTGATGCGTCCATGTGCCCTTAAAATGGATAGCATTAATTAACACCATTCGGATCTTGTCGTTAAGGCTGTCTGGAGAAATCAAATCCTTAATCTTCTCATTCGTCTTTTGTTCTACCCACTGGTTTATTGTTTTGGCAGTTTCTATACTCTTTTTAAAGTCAACGGTGTCAATTTCGGAACGAAAAGTTCTTGTGGCAATTTCTCCAAAACTTTGTTTCACTTGGTATGACTCCATGACGTATATTTTGTTCgcaattttcaagttgttgtttTCATCTAGTCCAGCTATTATTTTGCCAAAATTGTTAGCTATCGCTTTTTTTCCAGCCACAATGTCGTACTCCATAACAGAGAGCATTTCTATGGCCGTTTCTCCGGCCGAGCCCATGGCAGCAAATGACAAGCAGGTGCTGATGGAAAATGGTGAGATGATAACATTTTTGGTCTCGTTAAAGACTATTTGCTGTAAACCAATTGAAGGAAATACAGGAAATAACATTTACATTAGATATTTATGCTGTGTTTATGGTTTAAAATGAAATGACGAATCATTTGGTCAATTGCTGCGTGTCTGCCGATGCTGATGCTGAGTCACAGAGAAGAAAAACATATAGTAATTACTCACTTTGTAAAGCTTAAATGCAAAATCATTTGTGCTACGAATGAAATTTGTATCTACAGCTTCTGTCATTGTCGGTAAAATACAACCCAATTGAATAAACAAATTCGCAACTAAATTATCTGAACCGATTGATTGAAACGTTCCTCTGATATTAATCAGCTCAAATGAATCAGCTTTTATTGCGGTTACGGTATGTTTCTGGAGATAAGTTTTGTATTCgtgcgcaaaatcataacttataTACTCGCGTATGGTGTTACATACCAtacgtgtctctgtaatattgctattgggTGTTTCCGGGCGTTATTAGTATTTATTTAGAGAAAAAGAtaaaacctcgattatccgcggaatagacCACCGCGCATGATAACAATCgcagataacgcaataaaggaccaAAAATGAGGTACAAACATGAAATAAAGATATTTCTGTATGAAAACtaagttttatcaatacagcaGGTTTCTAttgtaattgaatgaaaaaaactacagaaaatatttttccctcTACTTGATTCGGtttcaatagtcatttaattcagcctcctaaaaacaaaattattgatttttgggcTATGAgaccgtatgcgcgagtatagtaGGAATACTGTTTACGATTTTATTAGTTCTGAGTTATGTACTACTTCACACAATTTTAGAAGGAGATCACATAGCCTACCGGctaatgaaatgtttattataagaTGGGTATTGCATGCGCAATGATGCGCGAGggtcagggttaccatatctacagaataatctgtattcatAGAGATTTTCCCGACTATTCGAAACcaaaaatctccaaaaatctgatactgattacagatttttttggttttcatacagatttttcaaaataaatctaGTATTAGTTATGACTTGAtctgaataatatttttccccactcaccaattttattcatatagcattcgaattaatctgaatgagagtcattttggcattcatatgtattgcttctcattttcaatttaaGACAAAAAGATGCAAGTCTGCGTCATCGGTTAGGTATACAATAAAtgaataacactgtttatcttttttctACCAAAACACAGTGAACGCAGTTTTACGTTATGCCAAACAATGATATTAAAGCTAacattatgcttcaaaattaaacttataaatttaaccctttgcggtcgtatcaaatttcgacatgtgtgtcGTGCTGGTCTCAATTATTTTTACTCaaaaaagcagtgatgtataactttttgagatcatgaaagatgcacaagattcctttattttttgtaaactactgataagtatttactaaacaattttttatgataatgtctaaaaaaatatttgcaatgATCCTTCTTTgtgtgatatctttcgcatGTATCATAAACATAATTAGCACGGATGACaaattttgtttatactgagtgcCGTTATCTGTTAGAGACAGGGCTCAGCagagtcatattcaactgaggataatcagcggactatgaagaaagtcgccttcgtattcaattggaaatgagttatggcttcttccagcagtttctccgttgAGTTTCTCCACATGACttaacagtcagtcgggcgtttagttgttatctcactctacgactgtACTGtcgcatttcattcttccccggcaaatggacttcaatgtatattgaagtgactctccccaaaattaattcgtttctctctcgcATGGATCACGTATGCATGCATCGGTGTTTTATTTCAACGTGGTTCGACATACACTACACTGCCcatgttattttattttattttatttgtttgtttcagtcTTCGATGGTATCGTATAGACTATTCTTACCCTATACTATTTGTTtaaggagacgtaatcaccaatacgcaattttgttgttttttgcctacaagagtaaccatgcaaatttccaatgaaataatctgttcAGTTCAGGATGTTATCGGCAAACGAGGGCCTTGAAGATTTTGCGggttaaaacattttttcatttgaaaaacgcttgcgtctatttatgcggacaatcaatcgtttcaatgaagatttgttcacatagctagacgtaattaccaggttgctctgtctgtagcgttagtatttacatttccgataatagtcaaacgtctccgtcggtagtttcagttaaaatcaaaaaggtttcgaaaaaatttagtgaaatgtctcgAAAAGATGCTCTGGATTTATTGCGAGTCTATGTACAGTACTTTTTCCCTGAATACTCTgagatatgataagaacagcaggttcgtgtttttccaattaattgaatttgtaaaggcaatctgcaatgttggaaattttagcaacatgatttactgATATCacaatcaatcgcataaagatgacGGAGTGgct
The Toxorhynchites rutilus septentrionalis strain SRP chromosome 2, ASM2978413v1, whole genome shotgun sequence genome window above contains:
- the LOC129770908 gene encoding serine protease inhibitor 42Dd-like isoform X2 — encoded protein: MTEAVDTNFIRSTNDFAFKLYKQIVFNETKNVIISPFSISTCLSFAAMGSAGETAIEMLSVMEYDIVAGKKAIANNFGKIIAGLDENNNLKIANKIYVMESYQVKQSFGEIATRTFRSEIDTVDFKKSIETAKTINQWVEQKTNEKIKDLISPDSLNDKIRMVLINAIHFKGTWTHQFNPENTRPMPFWISPNESTDVPMMNIKKLFKYGIFDELGFAALELSYVDNDISMIILLPHERIGLGKLEENLPNLDISDLLTKMHFRAVELSLPKFKIEFDIDLKQLLKKLGMAGIFSDSADFSELLVQKVPLKVSKVIHKAFIEVNEEGTEAAAATGGISFRVTEGGFRHISFQFGIFYLIRTTKRLFTILLSSSLVPPNHYQRV
- the LOC129770908 gene encoding serine protease inhibitor 42Dd-like isoform X3, with the translated sequence MTEAVDTNFIRSTNDFAFKLYKQIVFNETKNVIISPFSISTCLSFAAMGSAGETAIEMLSVMEYDIVAGKKAIANNFGKIIAGLDENNNLKIANKIYVMESYQVKQSFGEIATRTFRSEIDTVDFKKSIETAKTINQWVEQKTNEKIKDLISPDSLNDKIRMVLINAIHFKGTWTHQFNPENTRPMPFWISPNESTDVPMMNIKKLFKYGIFDELGFAALELSYVDNDISMIILLPHERIGLGKLEENLPNLDISDLLTKMHFRAVELSLPKFKIEFDIDLKQLLKKLGMAGIFSDSADFSELLVQKVPLKVSKVIHKAFIEVNEEGTEAAAATDIAIMACCPIIPVQFIVDRPFHFVLFDRRNRVSVFNRRLHNPTAA
- the LOC129770908 gene encoding serine protease inhibitor 42Dd-like isoform X1, coding for MTEAVDTNFIRSTNDFAFKLYKQIVFNETKNVIISPFSISTCLSFAAMGSAGETAIEMLSVMEYDIVAGKKAIANNFGKIIAGLDENNNLKIANKIYVMESYQVKQSFGEIATRTFRSEIDTVDFKKSIETAKTINQWVEQKTNEKIKDLISPDSLNDKIRMVLINAIHFKGTWTHQFNPENTRPMPFWISPNESTDVPMMNIKKLFKYGIFDELGFAALELSYVDNDISMIILLPHERIGLGKLEENLPNLDISDLLTKMHFRAVELSLPKFKIEFDIDLKQLLKKLGMAGIFSDSADFSELLVQKVPLKVSKVIHKAFIEVNEEGTEAAAATGGISFRVTEGGFRHISFQFGIFYLIRTTKRLFTILLSSSLGKHKWSEHTIPNNQTKLTFSVPPNHYQRV